In the genome of Roseofilum capinflatum BLCC-M114, the window CGCGAAGCGAAACGGAGTTTTATCGCGAAGCGAAACGGAGTTTTATCGCGAAGCGTTTCATGTCGGCGACAGCCGAAAACGGAGTTTTATCGCCTCATACCATTTCTCTATGATACTGCGCTTAATGAAATGCCTCAGACAGTTTTCTCTAGAGAAATCATTAGTTGCAAGGTTAAAGAGAAATGGTATCACGAAGAGGGTCTCTCATGGCCAACACCCTCTTGATTTGAGGGGAGTCTCACCTGATGAGACTCTCCTTCCACCTCGCCTACAAGCCCCATTAGACGGGGTTTCGCAGAAACCCCTACAAGACGAGCACTCCGAGAGGGATATAGGGAGAGGGCATTTCCAGTTGCACAACTCATTGAGACTAGCTATACTTAGGCTCCTGCTTACCCTACAAGAGTTTCTGAATTTGGTTTTTCCAGGTTAAAGATTGCATGATTTTGGCGAATTGTTTCCCCTGTTTTTTGGCTTGCGTGCGGTTTTGGTAAATCCATTCTAGGGTTTCTACAATTTCGTCTATATCGGAGTTTCCCCAGCCTTCTGTTCCCCGGAAATGGGGATGGGAGGGGACGGGAGATTGGCTTTTTAGGGGGTAACCTGCGCCTCGGTTGAGTAGGTCTAAATGGCCGGTATTGGCAGAGAGAAGGGTGGGAATGCCACAGGCTAAACATTCCATGGCGGCTAGGTTGGTTCCGCCTTCGGCACGACTGGTAAAGATGGCTACGTCGGCTTCCCGGAGAATTGGGGGAAGCAGGTGGTTGGGGGTGGGGCCGAGGGCGATCGCCGCCTCTTTTGAAATCCCATTTTTCTGCAACCATGGCATCATCTGTAACCCTCCATTCTGGCTCACTTGGGGTAATCCCGTAACATTGCCGGTGGTGTCTAAGCCGAGCATTAAACTGGGCCAGCCATTATGCCAAGCGGTGACGAGCAATGCATCCGGATGGCGCTGGTGAAAGGCTTTGAAGGCAGCCACAATCTGATCTTGACCTTTGCGGTATTCGAGTTTACCGCCAGCAAAGATAACAAAGCGGTCTTTTCCCCAAATTCCTAGTTTAGGGGCAGGGTGAAAGAGGGTGGGATCGATGCCTTGTAGGACGGTTTCAACGTTGCCGAGTCCAGCGCTGGTCAGGAGTTGGGCGTTCCAATGGCAACCGGCAATTAGGCGATCGCAGGTTTGGGCGTTGGCGATCGCCTCCTTGTCTAAATCCGTATCTTCAAAAAACACAATCCCTACCGCAGAATTACCCTGTAAACGCTCCATTAACGGTGATTTTCTAAACCCATGACCTAAACCATGGAAGATGGGAATATTGGGGCTGACTTTGGGTAAGGGGCCCCTTTCTTTGGCTTCGGCAAACACTTGACGCAAGGCGATTTGATGCAAGGGGTGCAAGTTCTGAATATTACCAGGGGGAACCAGTAAGTGGGGATAAGTTTCTGGGTTTTTCATCAGTTGCAAGGCTAGATTGAGTCCGTAGATTCCCCACCCCGTGTGGTTGCCGAGTTGCCAAGCAATTCCGATACCATTTTGGGTAATATTTGGGTCGGTAGGGGCGGGTTCACCCATAACCTCGCTATCCCACCCAGATCTCCGTGAACCCGCCCCCGCGCTTACGCTGGAGGGGATTAATTGTGTGTTCTGGGTGATGGTGGGGCGGGTTAACTTCAATTTGGGTTGATCTTCTAAATCTTGGGTGAACCTGCCCCTACGGGTGACTAATTGGGTTTTGACGGTAGTGATGACAGAATGCCAGTCGCTGCGTGCGGGTTGGCGGAAGATGCGGACGGTGGGATACCAAGGGCTGTCGGAGCGATCGAGCATCCAGCGCCAGTCGGGAACGAAGGAGAGTAACAGCCAGGTGGGTTTACCCATGGCTCCGGCAAGATGCACGAGGGAGGTATCGACGGTAATAATTAAGTCGAGTTGATCGATTAGGGTGGCGGTGTCGGCAAAGTCCTGGATAATGGGGTCGAGGTTGGTGATGTTTTCTACGCCTTCTAGTTCTTGGGCGCGATCGCCTTTCTGCAAGCTGTAAAAGTCGATTCCTTCGATGGCTAACAAGGGCAGAAGATCGGCGAATTTACAGGAGCGTTGGCGATCGTTGCCATGGTTAGGATTCCCTCCCCAGGCTAACCCCACCTTGAATTTATCCGATTTGGCGATCGCCCCATCAACCTGTTCTAAACCCTCCCTAACCGGAGCGCGAAGATAAGGAATAGGCGCGGGAATCGTATCTAAAGTCGTTCCTAAAATATAGGGCAAACTCATCAATGGGGCCCAGATATCATAGTCCGGTAAAGGTTGATCCCGTGGCACTAACCTAACGGGTTTATACCCATCGGCGCTATGTTCCGCTACAAAATCTGCAAACAATGCGATCAGCAGTCGGGGACATTCGAGGATCACTTCTCCCCCGCGCTCTTGCACCAGAGGCAAATAGCGCAAAAATTGGATCGAGTCTCCAAATCCTTGTTCACAATAGAGGAGTAACGTTCGTCTTATAAATGGGGAGCCATTCCATCGGGGCTGATAAACCGGTTTATGATGGCCAGAAGTTTGCCATTGATAGCGCCATTCGTATTCTGCCCAACCGTTGCTAAAATCTCCCGCAAGTAAGAGCGCTATACCTAGGTTCGTATGAGCTTCGGCATAGTCGGGTTTGAGGGCAATACAGGTTTTATAAGCTGCGATCGCCCCATCATAGTCTCCTATTTTATCCAGAGCAACCGCGAGATTATTATACGCATCGGCATAATGGGGGTTCAGTTCTAGGGATCTGTGATATTCGGCGATCGCCTCTTCCACTTTTTCCTGTTGACTCAGGGTTACCCCTAAATTATTGTGGGCTTCCGGTGAGTTGGGTTCGAGTTCTAAGGAGCGATAATAATGTTTTAGTGCCCTGTCGAGTTGTTTGCGATCGCTCAGAGCAACCGCGAGATCGTGGTGCAATTTGGGCGAGTTGGGATCGTGAATCAGAGCGCTTTCATAGTGGGGAATCGCCTGCTCGATCTGGTTTTCTTGGTGCAGCAGGGAGGCAAGATGAGCATGAATTTGGGTATATTCAGGATTGAGTTCTAGCGCTTTTTGGTAATGGGAAATCGCCTCTTTCCGTTGGTTTTGTTGATGGTAACAGAAGGCGAGGCTATAGTGAACTCCAGCATGATCGCGAACGCGATCGATGACCTGTTTTAACTCAAGAATAGCGCTTTCATAATCTCCCTGTTCCAGATAGAGATTGCCTAAATTTTGCCGTGCTTGGGTATAGTCAGGGTTGAGTTTTAAGGCTTCTTGGTAATTCTCAAGAGCTAAATCCAGATTACCCAGAGTTTTGTAGGTTTTAGCCAGATTATAGTAACTTTCCGTATAGTCAGGCGCAAGGGCGATCGCCTGTTGATAATGCTCGATCGCGATCGTGGGGCGATCGCTTTGAGCTAGGGCAGTGGCTAGATTATTATGGGTTTGCGGTTGATTGGGGTCAATCTTGAGAGCGTTTTGATATGCGGCGATCGCCTTTTCGATATCCCCCGCACTATAGCAAGTCACCCCCAACAGATGCCAAACCTGCCCATTTTGGGGATTTTGCTGGAGGATCTGCCCGCAAAGGTTCGCCGCTTCCTGGAGTTTTCCCCCCTGAATAGCGCCAATAATCTGATTCAGTTGTACGGTAATATCCACGGTTTAAATGGGAAAGTCGCACAGATCTAGTGTATCGGAATTGTGTTATTGTCTATTGAACGCGATCGCCTCCAGGGAAGGTGTGCCAACTGTAGAGCGGTACGCGCATGGGGAAAAGTGAGGGAATCGTTGAAATTTGCGATCGCTCGCGGATAATACTCTTGGAAACCGGAGACTCCATAATGAAAGCTCAACTCTACGATAAAATTAAAACGCTAACCTCTATTCACTCTGATTTTAATAGTACAGTTTTTCCCGAAAATACCGAAGGTGTGATTGTTGAATGCTACGAAAACCCTGAAGGTTATGCTGTAGACATTGCCCTACCGAATATAGATTTAGTCGGAGGATTTCAATATACAAACGTGATTGTGATGCCTGAACAATTTCAGGTTGTCTCTGAGGGGGTGTGTTTAAGTCATTATGGCTTCTAATTCCCTCAGATCGCTGATTGTTTTTTGTAATATCATGTCCGTTGGATCAGTTGTAATATGTCATTGCGAATGGAACGAAGTGGAATGAAGCAATCTCGCCTATCCCGGTAAACTTGGCGTTTCCGCTTCGCGGACATGAAAGCGAAGCTTGCGCGTTTCGGCTGTCGCCGACATGAAAGCGAAGCTTGCGTGTTAGCGAAGCTTGCGTGAAACGCGAAACGCGAAGCGCGAATGCTTCCCTGCGGTCGCAATGACAACTGTTTAACGGGACTTGATATAACTTATAACTTTGATAAACCACTTCATATTCACCGGACAACTCTACCTGTAATGTCTGCCATAATTCTAGACCTTTACGTTCAAACCTATCTGCATCTTCAGGGAATTTAAACCCAGATTGTGCCGGATCGTCCCAATCTAAAGTATCGTCGTACATCGCTGCCCAGGCGTGCAAATCAGAGCGAGTTTCAGAACTCAAAGATAAAGTCATCGGATCGATATCTCCCACTTCTCCATCCATATGCCACAACGGATAGCATTCATAATCTGCCATCAGTTTAATTCGTTTCAACATAGTTGATTATTCTCTAAAGTCTTTACCACTTCAATGTTTCATTGTACAATAAAACCTAAAGGCTACGATAATCCCATGGACACTGATGTAAAGTCAAATGTTAGTCTGTCTAACGGTCTCATTGAGACAATTTACAAACGTTTGCAGGTTACACCCGAACAAATTATGGCGTTTTGTCAGAAGTGGAAGATTATAGAACTCGCAGTATTTGGCTCGGTACTGCGCGATGACTTTCGGGTTGCAGGAGACGATCCCAGTGATATCGATCTACTCTATGTTTTTGATTCTGGGGTAACCTATGGATTTGAGTTTTTCGATATTAAGGAAGAGCTAGAACATTTATGCGATCGAAAGGTTGATTTAGTCAGTAAGCAGGGAATTGCCAATAGTCGGAACTGGTTAAGACGTAAATCTATTTTAGAATCAGCACAGGTGATTTATGGCATCAGTTTTCCTGCTCCGTAGTCTGTATGCTAATCCTAGCTAATAAATCCTCAGTTTTGCTTGCTTGATGTATGCCCAATGACTTAGCACAATTCAACGCTTTATCAACAAAACGTATTGATAAATCTACATTGCCAATATTCATATAAAGAGAAGAAAATTTTAGATAAATATTATACATATTTTCACGGCATCCAATATTGATCGAAATATTCAAAGCTTCTTGCAAGTATTTTTTACCTTGTGAGTAGTCTTGAACTTTGATGAAAAGATCACCTAAAAGTTGTAATCTATAAGCTTCTCCAGCACGATCTCCAATTTCTCTAGCTATTTTTAAAGCTGGCTGAAGATACTTCATTGCCTGGTCATATTCTTCTTGAAAGATACAAATAAATCCTAGATTTGCCAATGCTGCTCCTTCACCAGATTGATTGCCGATTTCTCTAAACATGACTAACGCTTGCTGATAATGCTCTCTTGCTGTTTGATATTCTCCTAGGGAGTAATTGATATGTCCCATATTGATACTTGACTTTGCTCTTGCTAGACGATCGCCAGTTTTTTTTGCGATAGCTGAATGCTGCTGAAAATAGATCATTGCCTTTTCATTATTTCCTAGTATATTGTAAATATTCCCCAGATTATTAAGTGCGATTTCTTCTACGATCTGATCGCCCATTTCCCTAGTCATAGCCAAACACTTGTGAAAATAATTTTTTGATTTTTCATATTCTCCTAAATGATAGAAAATAACTCCTATATTGCAGCACAAAAATGGATCATAGTTCTGGCTAACTTTACCCAAAAGTTGAGTATATATCTCAAGCCGTTGCCAATAATAACCCCAAGTATCTAGTTGATTATGCAATGGCTCTTTGGTGGGGGTATCTAATCGGATTTGCATAATCTTTACAGATGCTTCCCACTTCTCAGCCTGACAATAATGATAAAACGCCTCTAAATACCCTCGTACTGTTTCCAGGTTACTCGCCTCTGCGGGGGGTTCATATTCCCGTAACCAAATCTGCGCTGCTTGCTCTTGCACCGAATGCCACTCCTGAGCCTCCCGTAACTCTTCCAGCGCTACTTCGTGAATTAGGTTATGTTGTCGCAGCAATAGCTTTTCGTCAGTTGCGGTTGCTTGCACCAACGCCCGCAACTGCAACAGTTCCAACGCTTGCCAGGCTGCATCCTCTCCCCACTCTTCCCCCATTGCCACATAAAACAGCTTTTCCACCGGTTTCCGATACACCGCACCCCGCACTAATAACCAATAGGCAACCGCTTCATCTTCCCGCAACCGAGATAACACCTCTCGCACCCGTTTTTTTACCTTCCGCTCTAAGTTTTGATGTCGGTTTCTAGAGTCTTCCTCCGTGAAGCTCTTGCCAAACTCGCGCCAATAGCACTTCACATTGCCTTGAAACGGTTTAGCCAACAGTTCTCTAACAACCACTTTAATAACTAACGGATGTCCTTCAAATGCTCTCCCTATCTGCTGGAGATAGCCCAAACTCTCCTCATCTTCCGGAAATTTAATCTCCTTATTCTCAAACCACTGGCGAAATAACTGCTGCTGCTCATTTTCTGCCAAACCTTCTAAAGGTTCCTCCTGCCAAAAATGATCCTGTTTGCATAGATCAAACTGGGTTAACCTATCCTGAGATGTAATTATCACTCGACTCTGACAACTCTCTCCCACCAACAGTGCCTCAAACAACCGCCACCATCCCTCATCCGCAAACACACTATCCACCATTCGCCCCGTTTTCGGCTGCAACAATTTTTCCATGGAGTCAAACAGCAACAAATACCCTTCCTTCCGCAACTTCGCCACCACCTGATTAAACCTCTGTTTGCTCGGCGTTTGTGGGGGTAGGGGTTTTCCTGTCAACGTCTCCCAGAACTGGACTAGAAAGCCG includes:
- a CDS encoding nucleotidyltransferase family protein, translated to MDTDVKSNVSLSNGLIETIYKRLQVTPEQIMAFCQKWKIIELAVFGSVLRDDFRVAGDDPSDIDLLYVFDSGVTYGFEFFDIKEELEHLCDRKVDLVSKQGIANSRNWLRRKSILESAQVIYGISFPAP
- a CDS encoding tetratricopeptide repeat protein, translating into MDITVQLNQIIGAIQGGKLQEAANLCGQILQQNPQNGQVWHLLGVTCYSAGDIEKAIAAYQNALKIDPNQPQTHNNLATALAQSDRPTIAIEHYQQAIALAPDYTESYYNLAKTYKTLGNLDLALENYQEALKLNPDYTQARQNLGNLYLEQGDYESAILELKQVIDRVRDHAGVHYSLAFCYHQQNQRKEAISHYQKALELNPEYTQIHAHLASLLHQENQIEQAIPHYESALIHDPNSPKLHHDLAVALSDRKQLDRALKHYYRSLELEPNSPEAHNNLGVTLSQQEKVEEAIAEYHRSLELNPHYADAYNNLAVALDKIGDYDGAIAAYKTCIALKPDYAEAHTNLGIALLLAGDFSNGWAEYEWRYQWQTSGHHKPVYQPRWNGSPFIRRTLLLYCEQGFGDSIQFLRYLPLVQERGGEVILECPRLLIALFADFVAEHSADGYKPVRLVPRDQPLPDYDIWAPLMSLPYILGTTLDTIPAPIPYLRAPVREGLEQVDGAIAKSDKFKVGLAWGGNPNHGNDRQRSCKFADLLPLLAIEGIDFYSLQKGDRAQELEGVENITNLDPIIQDFADTATLIDQLDLIITVDTSLVHLAGAMGKPTWLLLSFVPDWRWMLDRSDSPWYPTVRIFRQPARSDWHSVITTVKTQLVTRRGRFTQDLEDQPKLKLTRPTITQNTQLIPSSVSAGAGSRRSGWDSEVMGEPAPTDPNITQNGIGIAWQLGNHTGWGIYGLNLALQLMKNPETYPHLLVPPGNIQNLHPLHQIALRQVFAEAKERGPLPKVSPNIPIFHGLGHGFRKSPLMERLQGNSAVGIVFFEDTDLDKEAIANAQTCDRLIAGCHWNAQLLTSAGLGNVETVLQGIDPTLFHPAPKLGIWGKDRFVIFAGGKLEYRKGQDQIVAAFKAFHQRHPDALLVTAWHNGWPSLMLGLDTTGNVTGLPQVSQNGGLQMMPWLQKNGISKEAAIALGPTPNHLLPPILREADVAIFTSRAEGGTNLAAMECLACGIPTLLSANTGHLDLLNRGAGYPLKSQSPVPSHPHFRGTEGWGNSDIDEIVETLEWIYQNRTQAKKQGKQFAKIMQSLTWKNQIQKLL
- a CDS encoding tetratricopeptide repeat protein; the encoded protein is MSVGRSLVKLGMGSSCVFGGLVFAGVGGVLADALLSVAAGNTANALDALVDWRNGEEVSLENNDLTKAVGKAIAAVITLEAKRQQRPIRQYLQKIAAQANKNWLRLAQQELSQQRYPELREANLEKFLTPEEYSLTQQGNLAIEEWLTIFVKLDILADPKGHFEIPDPVKQRVAELLHSAFPKALRETLKEDFVTEGKAFAGLTLQLLAGMNAALMELRNSPRGENLDDLTLVLEQFQQLASQLRGTEAQQQSFFNDIAQQIHSGFADVCQQLGVMETTITGLLHNLEESLEQLRQEMRQGFAELSSRLPLPEQESQTPAPREFRLNRYAYRPQTWVGREESGRLGESLRGECRILIVTGITGQGKTALAECIAVTELAHTGLKPIRINFDYGSWQQGFDGFLVQFWETLTGKPLPPQTPSKQRFNQVVAKLRKEGYLLLFDSMEKLLQPKTGRMVDSVFADEGWWRLFEALLVGESCQSRVIITSQDRLTQFDLCKQDHFWQEEPLEGLAENEQQQLFRQWFENKEIKFPEDEESLGYLQQIGRAFEGHPLVIKVVVRELLAKPFQGNVKCYWREFGKSFTEEDSRNRHQNLERKVKKRVREVLSRLREDEAVAYWLLVRGAVYRKPVEKLFYVAMGEEWGEDAAWQALELLQLRALVQATATDEKLLLRQHNLIHEVALEELREAQEWHSVQEQAAQIWLREYEPPAEASNLETVRGYLEAFYHYCQAEKWEASVKIMQIRLDTPTKEPLHNQLDTWGYYWQRLEIYTQLLGKVSQNYDPFLCCNIGVIFYHLGEYEKSKNYFHKCLAMTREMGDQIVEEIALNNLGNIYNILGNNEKAMIYFQQHSAIAKKTGDRLARAKSSINMGHINYSLGEYQTAREHYQQALVMFREIGNQSGEGAALANLGFICIFQEEYDQAMKYLQPALKIAREIGDRAGEAYRLQLLGDLFIKVQDYSQGKKYLQEALNISINIGCRENMYNIYLKFSSLYMNIGNVDLSIRFVDKALNCAKSLGIHQASKTEDLLARISIQTTEQEN